The following is a genomic window from Benincasa hispida cultivar B227 chromosome 7, ASM972705v1, whole genome shotgun sequence.
ATCAAAGATAGAGACGTTGGAAGAGGATATTTTGCTGAAGGAAGGTCagataacaattttaaaagatacaATTGCTAGTAAATCTATTGACCTTCTTTCTTCTCCCAGTTCTACGTGGGAATTTCGACTGcagtaaaaatggaaaaattataCCTGGAGGATTTTACCGAGTCCTGCCTGCAGTAACAGGTAAATTGCACAGTTACCTTGGATAAATGCCCAGTTTACTTTGCAAatcagtcttttgatttgtttgcCTTTTTGATTTTGGGATCTTCGACGAAGTGgaagattttgaaaataaaaacataatgaTTGTTTGGTTAACTTGACCTCACATTTTGTTGCTGTATCTAGTTAGCTTATACCCTCTTTATAAGCAAGAGGTAAATTTTTGGTATGGAATTCTTCAATTATtttatgacaattttttttttttgaagaatggTACTTTTATTAGGTTGGTTCCTCTAGAAGTAAAAATGTTTAAagcattttcaaattagttttattttatctatatagGGCGTGATGGTTGAAGTAGTAGATTAAATAGAAAGAGATTTAGATCCAATTGATTTTCAATCATATTGATATTTGGTTTCAAACTTATAAatgtaattttgaattattatgtttagtttcaaaagtgattttagaattatcaaattactgcgaagaaaaaaaaagattattctTAAATGTAGGGGTAAATTCGGCATTTCAATGAATAAATGAAATGAGGGTAAAATTTTGAGATAATTATTGATCAATCACCTCACCAAGATTATGATTTTAGATTcttctaaatttaatttcaacattTGCCTAACATTAACGCCAAAATTTCTCTAAACATACCCAAAATGTTGTAAAATAGCTAAAAGCATTTCAAAGAAATCCAAAATGCGTCCTATGCTTCACTGTTAGAAGTTGGAACTACCAAAATGTTGTTCTCTTCAATGGTCTTATACTGCATTAAAAAATAAGGTGACAACTCAATTTTGACACTAAACTTACAAATTTTATCAATCTTAATCTTAAACTtttcattcaattaatttaaacctcaaacttgacaaattatttcaattttaatattaaactttcaatttggtAGATCGTATCAATTTTAACTCTAATGAGACTTAATCAAAGATGTAAATCGATATAAATTATtctagtttgtggttaatgtcaCAATTTAAAACCCCAATTTGAtagattgtatcaattttcaTCCTAATGAGACTTAATTAAGGATGCAATCGATATAAATTGTTCTAGTTTGAGATTTAAATGGATGAAATTAGAAGTTTAAGgttaaaattgatacaactaccaaatttgatgtttaaaattgatacaacatatcaaatttaaggtaatatatatatatatatattttaaatggaGAAAATTGTCCATATTTACTTCCTTACCGTGCCAAGAAAGTGTCATGTATGGCTATACTTTGAGAGCAAACTCttaaaattcttttattatCAATATTAAAAGCATGCAATAGAAGTTCATCCACCAAAGGCATAAATTCATCCATTAACAGGGAAATCTCAAACCAACTAAGGGAAATTTGAAAGTGATTTTGttgaaaataatttgtttttgaGTGAATTATTAAAGTGAGTTTCATCCAATCATTTTAATATTTGGGTTCACacttttaaatatgatttttatacCATTAAATTCAAAAGAGTGATTtaatcatttcaaaatcactcccaaatatgtcattaatcattttgatttgaataattttatcaattatgaCTTTTACCTTTACTACAATACTAACATTCGTAGGATTTAATAGCGTAATAGtatgaaattttcatttatcccgAAGTGAATCCAACATTCATGCTATCGACTTGAGAAGAGATAGAGAAAGGAGTCTTGTTATCCTAAAATATCTTGATTGAAAATCCAAACTATTTACCATAAATTTTAGCATCATTTTCCTTATCAAATAAAATTGCTCGTCtcatttttttgttataatagCCATATTTAAGAACATGAAATCtctaaaataaacaatatagTGAATATGTCAAATTATGAATGAAATGTGGTCATTCCACAACACCAAAAATCTTGATCACTTATTATATGAGAACCTTCTATTAGATAAACCATTAAATGCATGCTCAATTTTCTTCCAATTGAATATGTAATGTGTTAATGATTTCAATAACACCAAAGTAATGAgtcagaaatttaaaaaaagatgatgtcaattgaatattaaatgtttcaatttggtGTCTGCAAGTCAGAAAttaaaagggggaaaaaaaaaactaactaaagttaactatttgataaaaatttggAGGGAGGGAGAGAATGGTTCAAGGACTTAAAACGAATGAGTACACCAATTAGACATCTAATTGGAAGTTTGGGAATCTATTAatcaaatactttttaaaatttggggaacaaataaaaatagacttgaaaatataaaaactaaaattgtaatttaaaaaaaaaagaaaaaaaaaagcattacaTCAATTTTATGTCCCAGTTGACTGAGAAATGTACAGAAGAATGTTAAAAGTATAAAAGCTTTAAAAAGGGTAATTACAAACGATGATATTCTTAGagataataaccaagtgtatatcAACAATTGCAAATATGGTAAAGTCTATCAACATAGACTTTTACCGCTCGTAGACTCTTACCAACGATACCAACGATACCAACGAtataatctatcattgatagattccTACCAGCGATAtgatttatcattgatagaccatataaatttttccatatttgtaatttttttatattatgtcaTATCTGTTAATCCTTTGAGTctgattgttatatttgtaatgaTCCCTTAAAAAAACAATGTAAATTGCACCTGGATATGGGTAAGATGTCACGTTGACGCTGGTTTCCAGAAATCAAAGGGCTTCCGTTGCTGAAATGTAAAGAAGACTTATGGAATATAATGCTTTTAACATAACAAATTATGAAACAATGTTGTTTGCgatctatttttctatttcttaaaAGAAGTTTGCTTGTGATTTGTGTGTAAACTTAAAGCAACTTCTTAAGATgtaaatggaaattttttttgaatttctGTAAATCAAACCCACCTGTATTAACTAGTTTCATACGCTAAATATTTGTATTACAAACACtaagtttagaaaaaaaacttcaatataGTCGAATAAACTTTTTCTAGCCTTCACTTCGACCAAACGTTAaatttttctcaattaaaaTACTGTTTTGGTCACTTTACCTAGTTCCATACTTCTAAGTTATCCAATCTTAATTTTGTGGTTTCaataaacattaaatttaatcgtattttcaataaatctcaagttaatttttataaaatttagtttACCTAGAttcataataattttcatgcaaggGAAGACCCTTTGTGAATAGATTTTCACAATTTTTAAAGAATGATGATATAGAAGTATGAtaactaaaatttgatattgAAACCAAAATAGACGAAACCCAAAGTCTATGTTAACCAATTTTTCTTTCACTTGGGCTATAAGAAACGGTcactaataagagggtttctaAGATGAGTAGAAAGCTATACcacattttcaaattaaaatacagGACACACTGAAACTAGAACATAGTAGTCATATTTCACAGGTTCTATGTAAATAAAACGTAATTGAACTTACCTGGGCAATTGGAAGCCTTGACCTCACTGCCTCGATCAAATCAAAATCAATGTCTGCTATAGCAATTCCCGTTGCTAACCGATctgaaataaatgaaatatgaaGGGGAAATATCGGCATAGAAAACTACATGCAGATTATCGTTTCTCTACACACTCTGCGGAAAATATTGTAatctaaaacatataaagcatCCTAGTGAGAGTACATTATTCTCGAGAAATGTTGATTGTTCTTTTCAATAGAGTACATTGGAGTATTGAAACAATTTCAGATGCAAACCAAAACTTCAACCTAGATTTTGTACACTTACCCCTTATCTGTTGGTTGTTAAGAGTTCTGACATAAAATTGACTGGGTTAACCTTTGTTTATAGTTATGAAATGTGAAAAAACTATTCGGAACATAGAGTTGTAACTAGGGTAAAAAGTTTAGAGCTACTGTAAGCAGTGCAGAACTGGTACAGTATtattcattaaaataatttgcCATCGTGAGGCATCCATGGCATCAGACCACGATGAAATGTtaacataataaaaattaatcttaGAGTGAATCTCCTCGTTTATATTAAGAGATAAATTTACAGCAACATCAGGACATTATGCTTCCTCACTATGTAAGATCATTAATACAAGTTGATTATTGAGGAGAATTTATTCATCTACTTAGATTTTAAAGAGGCAAAAAATACTAGCAGTCTGCTAGTATCTCTGTGAGTAACTGAGAACATTTGGGATTTATTTCATGCTCAGATGATGGAAGATGAGATTCATAGTTAGTAGGACTAGCCACAAGATAACTTTCTGGCATTCCATAAAAGGTGTGAAAAATGAATCTAGAAGGGGAAAAAGAACAGTTCTCACCAGATAATCGACCAACTATTTTACCCCATGGATCAATGATTAAGGAGTCACCATAAGACTCTCTTTTCTCATTAGCTTTTCCCGCTTGAGCAGCAGCTATGACCTGACAATgcatttatgtttattttttcagtGTAGAAGGTTAACAATGAAACAGAATAACCTTTCAAAGTCATTTTCCCCCAAAATCCGTTAAACAAAAAGAGAACCTGGTATGCTAGTGTGTTGAAAGGAATTCTTACATAGCATTGATTCTCAATTGCACGAGAGCGAAGAAGAATTTCCCAATGTGCCTCCCCAGTTTCTTTTGTAAAAGCTGAAGGAACCAATAAAACCTGCCAGTTTTTATCCAAACTCAAACGTTAGCAGCCAGGAAAATGTTATATCGATACACACTTGAATCTTTCATACCTGAGCGTTGTGTTGGAATCTCAAGTGCTGGTAGAGCTctggaaatctcaaatcataGCATACGGTCAGACCAAGTCGTCCAATAGGACTGTCAACTGCTACAATGTCTTCTCctaaaatataaataacttattaAGATGCACAAAATTTTGCCAAATCATTGAATATAACTGACTCATGCCACATTGCCTCACCGCAAATTACTTTGACTTTGTAGCCACTCTAGGGGTAGTCTCTTAACATaatgaagaaaggaaaaatgaaagagaACCATTATGCATAATTCTGCATTCATAAGATGTTACGGACTTTACCTGCCTTTGTATAACTGCTTTCTTTATATACTCTTCCACCAGGAACGTCGACATCAAACCTTCACATAACATAATGCAGGAAATGTATTTATCAGTCACATTAGCTTCCAACACAAATGAAATAACTTTCACAATTACAAATGTAAAATTCAATCAAGTGCCCTAAGGTATGCGATCTCTGTTTCTCTCTCACAAACGCACATGcatcaatataaaataaattgcaagtGTATTACAGGTGTATTTTCCTATAACTGCTCCTGATGGTTCCAGTGTCGTCAACTATGACATGTGTGTTGTAGAAATGTTGATCATCGGGTCCCTTTTCTTGAAAGCCTCCAAGTGATAGCCATATGCTGGATTCTCTGCAAATTACTCAGTAAACAGAAAAATTAGAAGACGTTTTAAAGATGCTCAGGAAATCACTATTTGTTAGCGTAGATTATGCCTATATACATGATCTGAAACCCATTTGAATTATCATAAATGTATATTCacaatatattttgtaaagaagcAACTCAAACAAAAAGATGCACTAAAATTACTGGGatgatagagattaaatttTGAGTATTCATTTTTGTGTCTTGGACAGAGATGTAACAGCCAAAGAATTATGAACAACCTTGCCAAAGAGCAGTATTGATTCATAATTGGTCCGTCTAGAGGCTCTGCAATTTTTTGACTTTCCCCATCATTGGCAGgcataaaagaaaaatcttctGGGAAGCATATCAATTTTGCTCCAGCTGAGACTGCTTCCTATGAATATGTAAGTAATCATGTTACCTTGATTAGCTGAAAgcaaaatcatttgaaaacaggAACAACGATAAATTTGTTGATAAATCAGTCAGCCAGACATCAAATCCACTGTTTTCTAATCGAGAGCTCATATATTCATGATAACAAATTGCATTCACAACTAATACAAGAAACTGGCCAGAatgataagaagaagaagaagaagcgtCCGATTAGTGGAAAACAGCGAATATCAACTCAGAGTAACATCTCGACGAGCTAACCTCCTAACCCAATATTTGTACTCCTTACATTCTTCTTTCTACAACAGGACCGATAATTTACTCCCGTACATAACTTATACCAAGCATTTCAAACAGAGATTAGGCTGTTGACTACTTTGATTGACAAAGTTTCGATCAATTGGGAAAGATGTTTTGAACTTTGAAGATATAGACAAATGAGCGGAAAACGGCGGAAATTATGCATCTCTCCAGATtacgaagaagaaaagaagaagaagaagcctcCGATCAGCGGAAAGCGGAAAACCATCAACTCAGAGTAATATCGCGACGAGCTAAACTCGTGACCAGATTGTTTGTACTccttattcttttctttctacATAAGAACCGACAATTTACTCCTATACATAACTTAAGCCAAGcatttcaaacaaaaattagGCTGTTAACTACCTTGATTCATAATATTCCGATCAATTATGAAAGGTGTTCAAAACATTGTAGATATCGACAAATGCAGTGATAAAATGATAATTAAGATACAGACAATGAAGAATGCTGTGAGTTAACATACTTTGACGAGGCGAGAACAGATGGCGAAGTTGGAAGAGAGGCCGTTAATGGAGGTCATTTGAGCGACGGCTACTCGAACGGAGTTAACTGCCATGTCCGCCGGTCCTCCGGCGAAAGCGTTCGCGAAATTCGAACGGATCAATGGAAGATGATCTCGAGCTGAAGCAGTTGGTGTAGTGAATCGAACCAGGTTTTGTTTGGGAGATAGCCACGGAGAAACGGACATCTCAGTTTGATCGCAACCACACCATTTTTCTCATGAAATTTCAAGGAGTGGAAATGGAACTCAAAATTCTCCTTTGATATTGGTACATACAGAATTTCATATGAAGTCTTATTTTCGTAAAAGAAAAATCCATATGCATATTATCCtagggtctttttaaatataaaaaataatttaaaaatatttactttttagagtaaaaagtaaaaaaaaaaagcactttAAACTTTTTCCTGTAAATATGcttgagatttttttaaaaaaattatttatatgaatttttctattattcatctgaataaaataaagaaaaatagctAGTGCCTTTccgtaaataaataaaattttagaaaagaaagggaaaaaaaaaactagtgcATCCCTAAgtaaatttagtataaaattttTTCTAGGTTATCTCCACTTGTGTGTcagttttgtttcattttggtcactaaatttcaagattttatatttttagccTCAGTTATtcactaaatattcattttccatatttaaTGAAATTCTATGAgtgaaaatttatatttaattttagaagtGGTAGAAAAATAGCAgaacttaattaattacaattcttttaataatttttaatttattaacataaattaacataaattaacattaaagatggaaaatgagtatttagtagAGAAATTGTCCAAAATAACCCCTTTTACTTTTCACATTTAAAAAATAGCACGCTTTCTGAATACTCATTATAATGGTTTTTCTCGGGCCTTTCTCGGGTGAGATTGAGCCCGAGATTGTGTTAGTTTTTTGAACGTTTGAATATCAAAGTCGATTGATGGGAAAACAATTTTACAAATATACactcaataataaaaatattattatattattataatatcccattttttttagaaacctAACGATTGGCTTGCTCAACAAGTTTCTTAAGCATATACCCAAAATTTTTCCTAGCGTTTGGAAGTTCTCAAACCCTCACATCTCatcaaaaatcaagaaaaacaagatatatatatatatatatatcattattGTTTTTTGTAAATGTGTTTTATTGTTATTTGCATGCTGTTGAGTCCAATAATTTATGTTTCTGTGGTTGCTTAAGTAATCTCGATGGAAATTCAATAATCTCACCTAGGATTGATTACATTTACCTTGAGTTTTAGTGTAGGGTTTGAAATCTCGGGCAAGATATTTATATAGATGCACTGAGATTACGCAGTCTACCCgaaattttgaatgattttattaacttttttgcatctatatatgattttttaagGAATGCCTCGTATATTTGTTCGTTTTTGGGGGTGAATGGAATGAGGATGAGAAAGAATATGTAGGGAGTTAGTTTGAAAGGATTGATTGTCGACGTCGGAATAAAGTATGAGGAGTTTTTACAGGAAATATATAGAATCAATGGGATAAATTCCGTTGAGTTTGAATTGGttataagatgtttgtacaatgTTAGGCTGAATATATCTTCCTTTGTGATCAGTAATCAAGAAGATGAAGTTTTTCTTAACTGGTGACGATGTGCCTCAAGTGGCTCTTTTAATATCAAAGTTACCTGTAATAGTCCATAAATCTAGAAGTGCGATACCGTCATATCCAGTTCAAATGGTTCAAAATGTTCCATCATTCACATCTGAACTTGAGTTTATTCTCGAATACAACATGGGTTCCAACGAGGTGGGTCATTAAGTCCATTGAATAATAATGTATGTTCGTTAGATTTTGGAAACGATATGGATGGTTGTTCAATAGGGAATATGTGGACCTATTTGAGGATGCTTTTAACGATGAGTCTGTATATGAAGTGGACATGTCAGTGGATTATGATGTCGACGTTAATGTGGAGGATATAGATTGTAAGCCCTTGATTTCTTTTCCCTCCACTTAGGTTTAAGGATCACTAAATAATCGTTGGAGTTAAGAATACTTAGCTGGAATGCATGGTTGAAAATTGGAGtgtaaaaatttggctaagtgtccaAACTATGCTTTGAAGGAAATAGTAGTACTTAGAAAAATCTCTAAGTATGAGGAGCATGTGGTTGAACTTAAGTATGCGTTGGACTaataaaggagaagaaaagtTTGGTAAAGTATTGGAAGGAAAAGGTTAAGATTCAAGAGTTGGAAGCATAGTAGGTTGAAGACggaattttggctaagtgttcaaaCTATGCTTTGAGCCTAGAAAAGCTTAAAGGCATGAGTTGGCCTAAAAGGAGCAAAATTTAGCTAAACATTGGTTAGGAAGGTTGGAAGCATAGTTAAACATTTAGAAGAGACAAATATGCTTAAACACTTAGGAAAATGAGGAACTATGAATTGGAGCCTTGGAAGTGTTGGAAGTGAAAATATGCTTAAACACTCAAATTCATAGttcctcatttttttaaatgttggaAGTGGGGGTTGAATGCATAGGCACTAGAGAAGTGAAAATGTGACCAAGTGTTCAAACTATGTTTTGGAAGGAGTTTGGAGAATTAGGAGAACCTCTTAGTCATGAAATTAGACGTGCAAAACTTGGGGAGGAAATATCTTCAatttcgaatgaaatttggaacgatccttctgctactcatggaaatcctcatgtttgatttccttggTTTGTCCCGATatttaacgaatattgattaattcggtctaaataATTTAGCTAATTTTTCTGAattcgttggagctcatgatctttaagtccataaggtcctctctaCTAGCgagtaaaacatgaacaccttgaattagtgaattgagtgatTGGACGCATAACATAGGAAGAAGAATGGAGTCTTGGCTAAGTGTTAGAAAAGAGAGTTCAACTCATAACATAGTTGAGAAACCTTAAGCATACCATAGTGGATGTGTTGCATTGTTTCAATCGTGTTTATGATGATGAGGATGAATAATGATGGAAAAGATGTTTAACCTATCACTTGGTATGAAGATGATGCTATGCATTGGACTGATGATAGATTTATATGTGTGCACACCTTGCTAGTGCATACAAGCTCTCTTAAgttagacccaagtataaatctaacctaagtgtcctggtaagcccaggatCAAATGCAGGGACTTTAGAGTACACTAACGCAGGTTTGGTCTTTGGATCTATTGCAGAGGTTTCCTAATTGTTTGATATGTGTTGGTTATGTACACTAAACTACTGAGGTTATGTACACTAAACTACTGACACACATGCAAGAGAAAAATAGGAGTTCAAAAAAAGGGGAAAGGGTTCATAGATGGTTAGCTTAAGCGTAGATGGTATGCATTGATTTCCTAGTGGGAACAACAAGCCTATGTAAGCACAATGAtaatgaaatggaaatgataTAGATGTCTACTAAAGTCTAAGTGTATATGTAATACATTGGGGATCTGTTCTTTAATTCATGCTTAACATCTTTCAATGTAGATGCCACacttatcctatctctagggtgcgtGCATCAGTTAAAATGAACAGACAAGTGACATGAATAATTTTATCTCTAGAATTATTTCACCCCCTAGTTTCATGCGTTCAACAATTTTATCTCATGAATAATTTTATAAACCGAAGGAAATCATTGAAGACTTTGACAAGGAGTACGGGGTGGAAATTAGTTACGAGAGGGTGTGACGGACCAGGGAAGTTGCGTCGTCGTCCTTAATGAGAGGGTCCCCTAGAAAGTCATTCCATTTATTACCACGGTATGTGGGAAGCGTTGAAGATTTTCAATCCTAATACCCAATATGAGTTAAAGACTGCTCCTAATGGGTATTTTAAGTACGTGTATATGTCACTTGAGGTTGCGATCATAGGTTTTCTAAGCTACATCAGGCCAGTCATTGTGGTTGATGTTGCATACATGAAAGGGAAGTATAAGGGTATTATGCTCGTAGCGGTGTGAACTGATGCTAATAAGAAAATATACCCGCTTGCTTTCAGTTTGGGGGATAAAGAAAACGATGATTCATGGACGTGGTTCATGAGAATATTGCAAGCAACTGTTGGTGTGGTTAATGAGCTGGTGTTTGTATCTGATCGACATAAAAGCATTCTGAAGTCCATTGCTACATGTTTTCCTGACGCATTCCACGCACTTTGTATCCATCATGTGAGCCCGAACCTGATGACGAAGTTCAACAATGATAATGTGTGTGCAAGTTCAACAACGATAATGTTAGAATATAGCCATCTTCACCGTATCCTCATCACTCTTGAACTCATAATCCTTGTCCCGATCATGTTGGACCTATCATGCAAGTACAACTTTCTAAGCCTAAGAGCTCAATCTTGATCAAACTCAACTACACACTTGGGTCTATATCtcaaactcatcattgaacTCCTCTCGCCTTAAAGAAACTTTCTtcctattgggttttatgctctaaaactcgtaaatagtaaatacaaataattgactgtcatcaataaagagttatcgatgttattttaataaatgttattgattgtgttgtatttatttttgtcttaataaccctaaataaaataaacttacatcctaggctgtcttatgagtcttaaactgtatgtggagacatacaaggatcaataaTCAAGacacaacctaaagggtctatagtataagtaTAAGGcttggtaccttatcttggtaacactgtGGATATGACCCCATGTACCTCACcgagaagaaggaagaaaaagaaggtaaatatgattatggttctagaaacttgtttagtggaaaatgaccataatgCTTGGATATGTTATTCGGGAGCCACTAATtatgtttattcttctttatAGGAAATTAGTTCCTTCTAGTAGCTCGATAAGGGTGAAATGAAGCTCAAGGTTGGAACGGAAGACGACATTTTAGCTCGTGCAGTTGGAGCtgtaaagttgttttttagaaatagatacttaattttggaaatttgtaTATAGTTCCCAAAATTAAGAGGAACATTATATCTGTTTCTTGCTTAATCAAACAAATGTATTCAATTTCTTTTCAtctaatgaagcgttcattatgaaaaatagtGTTACTATTTGTTTagctaaactagaaaataacttgaatgtgttaagaccaaatgatgcaaaaacacttttaaatcatgcgatgtctaAAACTGCTAATACACAAACAAAAAGGCAGAGattttctccaagtaacaataatacAGATCTTTGACATTTGAGATTAAGTCgcataaatctcgataggattgGAAGATTGCTAAAGAATGGACCTTTAAGCGAGTTAGAaaatgattcattacctccatgtgaatcctatcttgaagaaagaatgactaaaagaccttttagtgaaaaaggttatagagtcaaagagcccttagagctcatacgtTTAGATATTTGTGGTCCAGTGAATGTaaaaagctcgaggaggatatgaatacttcatctctttcatagatgattattcgaagTAGgattacttatacctaatggaatataagtctaaagcccttgaaaagttcaatgaATATAAGACTAAAGTTGACAATCTGTtaggtaaaatgattaaaaacgattaaaacactttgatctatCTAGGTGGAAAGTACATAGATTTAGCATTctaagactatatgatagaacatggaatctaaTCCTAActttcagcacctggtacacatcagtagaacggtgtatcagaaagaagaaatagaacctgtaagatatggttcgttctatgatgagctaggcaattggatttagggtttgactttttgactttcaaaaatcaaaagtcaacaatttgacttttactgtaaatttgaccaattatatttaatttaaaaaattaattctaataatcaattttaaaattaaattaatactaaataattGATCAAACAATttagtcaatttaatttaatattaaatccaacaataatcccaatgaatatgaatccctattcataatcttgatatttaaatcttatttaaatatctcctcttttctctctctttatgtttaattcacaattaaacattaggttaaatatattgtatatatttatcgctttgctccaaaactcgaatttgaatacttcaaattcgttCCTCACGCTGTTataaggtttagtctgatatgagcttgtagggggatctcatggacctacagatcatgggctccaacgatccgtgattaactggctaaactctttaacctaattaaccaccattcattaactaccgggtcactccactaaaacccaatagttgcactcccctcactgtatatatattatgtccactcgatataaccatgattagtaagttgacccttcacaagttgttcgtaataacggctgggtcaaaagccGTTTTAccccgatattacatcttgcttcttaagctcattgatcctctaatgaacaattggtttgtgatctaatcactaaatcgagcccttctcaggccaatgagagggaggggccctttgttcaagacccaaagtcagcacttggaacaacctctctactatccttaaaagcaGATagaagtgagttccatcttgcactttatgtccccagctatctacctagtcttacccctgaaatgggaggcttattgagctggcgctgttgagccag
Proteins encoded in this region:
- the LOC120082187 gene encoding deaminated glutathione amidase, chloroplastic/cytosolic, with amino-acid sequence MSVSPWLSPKQNLVRFTTPTASARDHLPLIRSNFANAFAGGPADMAVNSVRVAVAQMTSINGLSSNFAICSRLVKEAVSAGAKLICFPEDFSFMPANDGESQKIAEPLDGPIMNQYCSLARESSIWLSLGGFQEKGPDDQHFYNTHVIVDDTGTIRSSYRKIHLFDVDVPGGRVYKESSYTKAGEDIVAVDSPIGRLGLTVCYDLRFPELYQHLRFQHNAQVLLVPSAFTKETGEAHWEILLRSRAIENQCYVIAAAQAGKANEKRESYGDSLIIDPWGKIVGRLSDRLATGIAIADIDFDLIEAVRSRLPIAQQRKPFDFWKPAST